The following proteins are encoded in a genomic region of Corallococcus silvisoli:
- a CDS encoding thiamine pyrophosphate-dependent dehydrogenase E1 component subunit alpha, with the protein MSRPRLIKENSAPLSLAREQLIRIHDLMVKARVLEERLIQMYKQGHGYFWIGGPGEEAFNVPLGLLMKCGEGPAYDYLHAHYRQSATLLALGEEPIGALRQMKNTATDPYSGGRNFAGHFSRRSKNIAPVTSPIEVQYAIAPGTAMAQKRHGGDGITIVTGGDAGTAEGDFASCLIWSSRPANPLPILIIVTNNTWGISTTSDGQHGETNISDRARAFNIPAKTINGNDPVESYQEIQAAMDYVRKERKPYFLEAKVSRLYGHSSASGANFVNEEQDCLRLFEARLEQEGVLSRQQMDEARNRYSEELAAAARTVRDEPQPSGDSIWEHIYAEKK; encoded by the coding sequence GTGTCACGGCCCCGGTTGATCAAAGAAAACTCCGCGCCGCTTTCGCTCGCCCGAGAGCAGCTCATCCGCATCCACGACCTGATGGTGAAGGCGCGCGTCCTGGAGGAGCGCCTGATCCAGATGTACAAGCAGGGCCACGGCTACTTCTGGATTGGCGGCCCCGGTGAGGAGGCGTTCAACGTCCCCCTGGGCCTGCTGATGAAGTGCGGCGAGGGCCCCGCGTACGACTACCTGCACGCGCACTACCGCCAGTCCGCGACGCTGCTGGCCCTGGGCGAGGAGCCCATCGGGGCGCTGCGGCAGATGAAGAACACGGCCACGGACCCCTACTCCGGCGGCCGCAACTTCGCGGGCCACTTCAGCCGGCGCTCGAAGAACATCGCCCCGGTCACCTCCCCCATCGAGGTGCAGTACGCCATCGCGCCGGGCACGGCGATGGCCCAGAAGCGCCACGGCGGCGACGGCATCACCATCGTCACCGGCGGCGACGCGGGCACGGCCGAGGGCGATTTCGCCAGCTGCCTCATCTGGAGCAGCCGCCCCGCCAACCCGCTGCCCATCCTGATCATCGTCACGAACAACACGTGGGGCATCTCCACCACGTCGGACGGCCAGCACGGCGAGACGAACATCAGCGACCGCGCGCGCGCCTTCAACATCCCGGCGAAGACCATCAACGGCAATGATCCGGTGGAGTCCTACCAGGAGATCCAGGCCGCGATGGACTACGTGCGCAAGGAGCGCAAGCCCTACTTCCTGGAGGCGAAGGTGTCGCGCCTGTACGGGCACTCCTCCGCGTCCGGCGCCAACTTCGTGAACGAGGAGCAGGACTGCCTGCGCCTGTTCGAGGCGCGGCTGGAGCAGGAAGGCGTCCTCAGCCGGCAGCAGATGGACGAGGCGCGCAACCGCTACTCCGAGGAGCTGGCCGCCGCGGCGCGCACCGTGCGCGACGAGCCGCAGCCCTCCGGCGATTCCATCTGGGAACACATCTACGCGGAGAAGAAATAA
- a CDS encoding PP2C family protein-serine/threonine phosphatase: MSRTNTRLDPVPDSPDASPSAPSGGPPPPPEHTGTHSRELTVLRGESTATRLTGAVGLPAADATHTVIAPMEAGELPNVAAIRGLRLDQLLLLTTGALVIVIVGLLAALSAKTTEAQLTATSDRFTQRLQSQARELGQTVSHTLALTSATSLRDNNYAFLTEVARSIIADNRNILRVQMFDADGQLVADSDPAAKLGESSGGRTAERHWASAFFQGQPVFEFQEPLDYGSQGGKGVVVISYSLEDLQKQLHDLEETNRAAVRANTLRIVGLGVGFVVLAGVLAAFQSRRITKPLGVLTHRVMQLAAGDLGARAGTAPGAGREVTTLGVVFNHMAERIKVLLEDVRAKAQLEREVSLARTVQETLLPGREAVTVGPLRLAGLVVPADACGGDWWFRAALDDRRVVIGIGDVTGHGLSTSLVATSATSGFASAMTLREPSQVHAQMLITALNVTLANVGRGEHQMSSALAVIDVYNGQIDYAAGAHPAAAVFNRNTGQMASLPARGPLLGANVASQFTSRQAQLSPGDIIVWYTDGLTEARDGANRLYGTQRLAAALQAHAHLPADALRDALLADVRAYSAGQPQRDDITVIVAEFSPAPSP, translated from the coding sequence TTGTCCCGTACGAACACGCGCCTCGACCCCGTGCCCGATTCCCCCGATGCGTCCCCGAGCGCGCCGAGCGGGGGGCCGCCTCCTCCGCCGGAGCACACCGGCACCCACTCCCGAGAGCTCACCGTCCTGCGCGGGGAGAGCACGGCCACCCGGCTGACGGGCGCGGTAGGGCTGCCGGCCGCGGACGCGACGCACACGGTCATCGCGCCCATGGAGGCGGGGGAGCTGCCCAACGTGGCGGCCATCCGCGGGCTGCGGTTGGATCAGCTGCTGCTGCTCACCACCGGGGCGCTGGTCATCGTCATCGTGGGCCTGCTGGCCGCGCTGTCGGCGAAGACGACGGAGGCGCAGCTCACCGCGACGTCGGACCGCTTCACGCAGCGGCTCCAGTCCCAGGCGCGCGAGCTGGGACAGACGGTGAGTCACACCCTGGCGCTCACCTCCGCCACCAGCCTGCGCGACAACAACTACGCGTTCCTCACGGAGGTGGCGCGCTCCATCATCGCGGACAACCGCAACATCCTGCGCGTGCAGATGTTCGACGCGGACGGGCAGCTCGTCGCGGACAGCGACCCGGCGGCGAAGCTGGGGGAGTCCTCCGGCGGCCGGACCGCGGAGCGCCACTGGGCGAGCGCCTTCTTCCAGGGCCAGCCCGTCTTCGAATTCCAGGAGCCGCTCGACTATGGCTCGCAGGGCGGCAAGGGCGTGGTCGTCATCAGCTACTCGCTGGAGGACCTGCAGAAGCAGCTGCACGACCTGGAGGAGACCAACCGCGCCGCGGTGCGCGCCAACACCCTGCGCATCGTGGGCCTGGGCGTGGGCTTCGTGGTGCTGGCCGGCGTGCTGGCCGCGTTCCAGAGCCGCCGCATCACCAAGCCGCTGGGCGTGCTCACCCATCGGGTGATGCAGCTGGCCGCCGGTGACCTGGGCGCGAGAGCGGGCACGGCGCCGGGCGCGGGCCGCGAGGTGACGACGCTGGGCGTGGTGTTCAACCACATGGCCGAGCGCATCAAGGTCCTGCTGGAGGACGTGCGCGCCAAGGCGCAGCTGGAGCGCGAGGTGTCGCTCGCGCGCACGGTGCAGGAGACGCTCCTTCCCGGCCGCGAGGCGGTGACGGTGGGGCCCCTGCGGCTCGCGGGGCTCGTGGTGCCCGCGGACGCGTGCGGCGGTGACTGGTGGTTCCGCGCGGCGCTGGATGACCGGCGGGTCGTCATCGGCATCGGGGACGTGACGGGCCACGGCCTGTCCACGTCGCTGGTGGCCACCAGCGCGACCAGCGGCTTCGCGTCCGCGATGACGCTGCGTGAGCCGTCGCAGGTGCACGCGCAGATGCTCATCACCGCGCTCAACGTGACCCTGGCCAACGTGGGCCGGGGCGAGCACCAGATGTCCAGCGCGCTCGCGGTCATCGACGTGTACAACGGGCAGATCGACTACGCGGCGGGCGCGCACCCCGCGGCGGCGGTCTTCAACCGGAACACCGGGCAGATGGCGTCGCTGCCGGCGCGCGGCCCGCTGCTGGGCGCGAACGTGGCGTCGCAGTTCACGTCCCGCCAGGCGCAGCTGAGCCCGGGTGACATCATCGTCTGGTACACGGACGGCCTCACCGAGGCGCGCGACGGCGCCAACCGGCTCTACGGCACGCAGCGGCTCGCCGCCGCGCTCCAGGCCCACGCCCACCTCCCCGCCGACGCCCTCCGCGACGCGCTCCTCGCGGACGTGCGCGCCTACAGCGCCGGCCAGCCTCAGCGCGACGACATCACCGTCATCGTCGCCGAATTCAGCCCCGCCCCCTCGCCGTGA